AATGTCCTATGAGGTGGGCACTATTAGTTCtactttacagaggaagaaactgagacttgtAGGGACTAGCAGTTTACCCATTTAGCTGCTTGAAACTAGAGGCAAGATTTGACTACAGGTCTACCTgtaattaaaactgagaaattcaCCAGCTGAGAAAAGTTCCTGAGAGTCTACATAGGCCTAATGTCGCTTTAATATAGTTTTTCTCAATGAGGAGAGTTTGAAGCAAATTTTAGTTATGATTACCAGGGAGTGGTAAGGAAACAGGATATggacaggcatacctcagagacattgggggtttggttccagaccattgTAATAAAGGTAATattacaataaagtgagtcaaattaattttttggtttcccagtatatataaaatttgtgtCTACACtttactgtagtctattaagtgtgcaatatcattatgtctttaaaaaacaatatacataccttaattttaaaatactttcaaaaatgctaacaatcatctgatcCTTCAGTGAGTCATTAATCATTTTGCTAggggagggtcttgcctcaatgttgatggccgctgactgatcagggtggtggttgccgAAGGttagggtggctgtggcaatttcttaaaatgaggCAACAATAAAGTTTGCCAAATAGATGGACCCTTACTTTCACAAGaggtttctctgtagcatgcaatgctgtttgatagcatttgcCCACAGCAGAACCACTTTCGAAACTGGAGccaatcctctcaaactctgctgCTGCTTCATTGATTAACATATGGattattctaaatcctttgttgttatttcaacaatgttcacagaatCTTTaccaggaatagattccatctcaataatccgctttgttttttttttaattttaattttaattttaagttctggggtacatgtgcaggatgtgcaggttgttacataggtaaacatgtgccatggtggtttgctgcacagatcaacccatcatctaggtattaagcccagcatgcattggctatttttcttaatgctctccctccatTGACCCCACtgcacaacaggccccagtgtgtgttgttcgcttccctgtgtccatttgatctcattgttcatctcccacttataagtgagaacatgcggtgtttggttttctgttcctctgttagtttgctgaggataatggcttctagctctatccatgtccctgcaaaggacactatctcatttctttttatggctgcatagtattccatggtgtatatgtaccacattttatttatccagtctatcattgatgggcatttgggttgtcaATAATCCACTTTCTTGGCTCATTTGTAAGAAGCAACTGCTCATCTGtttaagttttatcatgagattgcagcaattcagtcacatcttcaggcttcaTTTCTATCTACAGTTCTCTTgtcatttctaccacatctgcagtgacttcctccattgaagtcttgaactccttaaaGCCATCTATGAGCACTGAAAttcacttcttccaaactcctgttaatgtgctattttgacttcctctcatgGATTATGAATGTTCCCAATGGCATCTAGAGTGGCGAATCCTTTCTAGAAggctttcaatttacttttcccaGCTCCTTCAGGGGAATCActgtctatggcagctatagccttatgaaatgtatttctttaataaCACTTGAAAGTTGAAAATGTTCCTTGATCCAGACTACAGAATTAACATTGTGCTAGCAGGTAtaaaaacattaatctccttgtacatctccatcagcgTTCTCCAGTGATCAGATGttttgtcaatgagcagtaatattctGAAAGAAATCTTCTTTTCTAAACAGTAGAtctcaatagtgggcttaaaatattcagcaaaccatgctgtaaatagaTGGGCTGTTATCTAGGCTTTGTTGTTCTATTTATACAGCTCAGGCAGAgaagatttagcataattcttaagggccctaggattttcagaatggtaagtgagcattggcttcaacttaaagttccCGGCTGCATTATCCCCTAACAAgacagtcagcctgtcctttaaagttttgaagccaggcatcAACTTCTCCTCtatagctatgaaagtcctagatggaaTCTTCTTTGTCTACATtggaaatctgttgtttagtgtagccaccttcacaaatggtcttagctagatcttctggatataTTGCTCCatcttctacatcagcacttgctgcttcacgtTGTACTTTGATGTTATAAAGACAGgttctttccttaaatctcaCGAGCCTTCTGCTAGttccaaacttttcttctgcagcttcctcaactctctctcagccttcatagaatggaattgagttggGGCCTTGTTCTGAATTGGTCTGGTTTATGGGAATGTTCTGGGCTGGTTTAATCTTCTAtctagaccactaaaactttttccatatcagcaataaggctgtttcacgtTATTATTCACGTGTTCACTGAAGtagcacttttcattttcttcaagaatttttcctttgcattcacaatttggTTAACTATTTGGCACAATAGGCCTATGTTTTGGTCTGTCTCAACTtgcaacatgccttcctcactaagcttaatcatttctggcttttgatttaaagtaagagatttgcaactcttcctttcacttgaacttagaagccattgtagggttattaattggcttaatttcaatattattttgtctcagggaatagggaggcccaaggagagggacaGAGATGGGAATGActggttggtggagcagtcagaacacacacatttattaagttcATCATCTTATATGGGCACGGTTCATGGCTCCCCAAAAtgattacaatagtaacatcaaagaccaCTGCACACAGATTACTATAACagattaataataatgaaaaagtttgaaatatttcaaaaattgcgaaaatgtgacacagaggcaTGAAGTGAGCACACACTGTTGGAAAAATGATGCTGATAGACTTCCTGAGTTAGGATTGCTACAAttattcaatttgtaaaaaacacagtatctgtgaAACATAATAAAACAAAGTATGCCTGTGCTGAGAAACTTACTATGTCAAAGCACTTCACAGGCAGGGAAAAAAATGAGGCTCAGGGATGGAATGGTTGACCTAAGATCTCATTGCTGGAGCCCAGTTTCAAACCAAGATCTGGTTGTATCCCCAGACTAAGCTCTTGGCCACAGTAGCCCCTGACCTGATCCTTTCTAATGTGAGGAACCAGAAGTCTACATAAAATTCCAAAACCTGCAacataatttgaaagaaaaaaactgcaaaagTCAAGGAGAGTATCTAAGGATGTTGCAAATTATCCCTTCTAAGACAAAAGCCTCTTGAGCTCTCTCTAGATTTTGAAAGTTTGAAAATACTAAGTAGACTCCTCCAGCCAAGTTGATTCCTGCACAACAGCTGTAAATTTCAGCAAACACACCTTGCTTGGGATCCCACACTGGGGATGATGAGAACACAGGCTATAGGGACAGAGCCGTGTCCTGGGGAGGCTCAGTCACACTGAGAAGTGGGAATCTTCTGAGACAAGGGGAGTGTCTGGCCTGGAGGGTGCATGACcctatttcttttttagtttttgattGCTTTGTGACAAATTACTACACATTCAGTGGCTTAAAGCAATACTCACTTATTagttcacagttctgtaggtcagaagtctagCAGGATATGTCTGAGTTCTCTGCTCAGACTGAAGTCAAAGTGTCAGCCACTGTGTTCTCATCTGGAGCTTGGGGTCTTCTTCCAAGGTTATTCTTGTgattggcagaattcattttcttttggttgTGGGATTGAAGTCCCTGTTTCCTCGCTGGCTGTTAGCTGGGACCACTCTCAGCTTCTgaaggctgcccacattcctccTGTGGCCTCCATATTTAAGCCAGCAATGGTGCATCAAATACTTCTCTGACTTCTGGACagatgcggtgactcacgcctgtaatcccagcactttgggaggccaaggtgggatgatcacctgtggtcaggagttcaagacaaggctGGTctacgtggtgaaatcccatttctacttaaaaatacaaaagttgggcaggcatggtggcaagcgcctgtaatcccagctatttgggaggctgaggcaggagaatcatatgaacccgggaggcagaggttgcagtgagctgagattgtgtcactgcactccagtctgggcaatggagcaagactctgtctcaaaaaaaaaaaaaaaaaaaaattccttctctGACTTATGCTGCTACTGGCAGCCAAAGTaaactctgcttttaaagggTTCACCTGGCTGGGTCAGGCCCACTGGAATAACTTCTATATCTTAAGGTCAACTGACTTAGGActttacatctgcaaaatcccctCACAGCAGTAACTAGGTTAGTGTTTGGTTGAGTAATCTGAGAATCTTGGGAATCATCTTTGGAATCCTTCCCACCATGGTTTTAGAAAGGTCAGTCTGGCCATAGCGTGGATAACATATTGGGAGGGACAAGACAGACAGCAAAGGGGATTTACTAAAAGCTGTTGCAATCATCCTGAAAGACAGAGGAATGGGCTTTGGATTAGTGAGAAATGATTTACACACAGCATAACGATTTCTTGCTGACTGATTAgttgtgggagggagggaagggagagtcAAGGAGGACTCCCAGGTTTTGCCTTTGTGGATGTTGCCATCCACAGAGATACTATGGATAAACAGGTTTTGGAGTAGAAGATAACAAATTATTCCTCTTCATGTTGAGTTTGAAAGGAAGACAATCAAATGGATGATAAAAATGAGGGAATCATTGGTTAACGCAGGAGTTCTCCATGGGAGTGATTTGGCTCCACAGAGGACAGTTGGccatgtctgaagacatttttggttgccatAATAGTGGAGGCATTGTCCACATTGAGCAAGTAGAAAGCAGGAGTACTGCTAAAAATCCCACAGCACACAGGACAACAAAGGTTTACctagccccaaatgtcaatagtgctgaggttgacaAACCCTGAACCAGAGGCCAGAAATTAAAGCCACAGGAGTGAAGAAGAGACCCAGAACGGAGCCCTGCAGAACCCCAGCCTCAGAGCAAGGCAAGCCAGCCCAGAACCCGAGAAGAAGCCAGAGAAGGGGAGGTCAACCAGATGGACAGTGTTGaaaagcaggcagagaaagaggTGTTGATTCTGGTGGGTGTCAAGGGCTGCTGCGAGTCAAGCAAAATGAGGAGTAAAAACCATCATTGGATTTAGGGTGACCAAGGCCACCAGAGGCTGTGCCTGAGCAGTTTCAGTTGAGTCGTGGGGGTGGACGGCTGTCTGTGCTGAGTGAAGAGTGTGCTCTTGAGAGAGGAGGTTGGGGCAACAGCCACCAGAGACCAGGCTTCTGAAGACCTGGAGACACCTCAGAAGGGATGTGGGCTGAAGGGATTTGTTGCCACGGAGAGAATTGAGATCTGCAAATGCTGATGGGAAGAAGACAGAGGAGGAGATCACAGAGTGAGGCCCCTGAGAAAAGTGTGAGAAGAGAACTAAGGGCACAATGTCTCTTCCAGGCCTTGCCAGAGAGTGTCCCCTAAGTGCTGCATCCCAGGTGTGCACCTGAGTCCCAGTCCTGCCCAGGAGAGACTGGTCTGATGATGGAGAAGCAGAAGAGGTGCCCCCGGCAACAGGTATAGGTGCAGCTGGAGGTGGGCTTGCCAATTTGAaaggtgggaggctggggagacTTATCCTCCATGTAGGCAGCGGGGGTCACTTTTGAgaataaaggagaagaaaatggatCAGAGGCCTGAAGGGGGTGTGGAGGGCTGCTCTGTTTAGAGAACCCCAGCAGGACTCCCAGACAGGGCAGTCTTTATCCTTGTTATTTCTCTcccgagattttttttttctctcttagaaAAATTCTCCTCAAAGTTCCATGCAAGACCATTTAAGGGTTAACACATTTTCCCCCAAAATGACTGCAGTCCCTCTActgaaattcattttatgagtccagTCTGTTGAAAGATAAGAAAACTATCACAGTGGAGATGGAAGACGGAAATTGGGCTCAGAGAGCAAAGAAGGGTGAAAAAGATATGGACACATATATCCATGGCACAAATTTTAATGATTTCTGTAAAGTATAATTAAAGGAAATTACAGGAAGGTTCATCTGATTTTCTTAGAGGTCCTGAAACTCGCGAGTGTTACAGAGTTATAGTATTTACAGAAAGAAAGGCTGTTAAAATTCAAGAGAATGTGGAAGGAGCTGccgtcttttttaaaaaaattcctttacaTTGCAAAAGATGACCCAAGCTATTctttaaaattcaacatctctgaTATTATTCTCATAGTAGTGCAGTTAACTGCAGATAAAATTAGTTCTTCCTGTCAAATCATTGTGTTATTCCACCAAAATAGGTGTCTTCTACATACACAGCCTTGGACAATGGAAATCCTTGACAAGGAGCAGCTGCTTTTGTCCAGTACTTCACGTCAGCCGCTAGAAAGCAGGGACGGCCAGGCGGGCTCTTGCAGAACCTGCCATGCCGGTGGCCCTGCGGGTCCGGCTGCAGCTCCCACCTTCGCACTCTCTCTGGGATGATTTGGGTCAAGGCAGAGCTATGCAGCCTCTGTACATCCTCATCAAGCACGGACTCAAAAACTGCGTCCTAATCAGCAGCCGTTTCAAAATTCCTGAAGGTGTGGAGCCATCCCAGATCCTCTGGCAAGCTCCGGAAGGGTGTTATGGGAGGAAAGTGAGTGTCTATAGGCGGTGATATGGGTTTGCACCATAAGGAGAGGATCCAAGTCGTGTTTGCTACACATGTGCTGAGGGAAAGACACTTTGTTCAAGAGGTAGTCACCAAAAAGCTGGTCACACCTACGGACAACAGCATGGTTTCCCCTGAGGGGGGCACTGGAAATCGCTAAGCTGAGTGGCAGGTGGCACTGGCTGCTCTTTTGGGTGGAAGCAATAGACTGTGTTCACCTGAGACTCAGCAAGAAGAGGCGTGTCCCACCCCGAGTACTTCCCGTTGACCCCGCAACCGCCCCTGCAACGATGGGGATGGAAGGGGAGGGCGGCTTCGTAAAAGGCACCTGGGGCCCCCACAACTAGCATTCCTTTGACAAAAATCAGAAATCTTTGGGAAAGGGGGAAGGAAAAGGGGGCAGAGTCCAGCCGAAAAGCCGACCTCAAAGAACCATTTTGGGGTACTTCTTTTCTCTTGACTGCTTGGGAAATGCCTTCGGTTCACCCACCACTTCTGAAGCGGCTTCACTTCTAAGGCGAGAGGCCAACGTCCCAACAGAGGGTCTCTCACTTCTTTCTGCCATTTGTTAAATTGTTCCATAAATTAgttgttttacataaaatttggAACTACGATCTGGGAGGCCTAGGGGCTGCACCACCAGTAAGTCGCTGACTCAAATGGGCCCTTTAATCCCCAAACCCAAACTCTTTCCTCGATCGAACCGCTGGCCTCAACCTACGAGCCTCCTCCACCGCCAAAAGTCGGGAAGGGTTGGTccttttgttttacaaatgaattaaaattagatCCACAGGCCCGCGTAACGCTGGGGAATACCCAGGGCGAGGCCAGCTTCCAGGAGGTCAGCGCCAACACCGCCGGCAGGAATTTGGGGGGATGGGGAGGTCTCCTCATCTCTGAGCCTTGAGCACCAGGCCTGAATTTTCGCCTCTTTCGCACAGGTGCCCGACTCGGAGTCCGGGAGGCGGGCCCTCTTCCCAGGTACCCAGCCCAGCGCGGCGCGTCAGCCTGGGTCCATCCTCCGCCACCCCACAGCGCGGAGAGCAGGGGAGGCCGAAAGCCGGGCAGCTTGGGGGGCCGAGATAACCCGGGCTGCAGCAACCCCGGGAGGCAGCAGGACTGGACGGCTGGTGTCGGACGCACTGCAGAGACGTCCCTGTTTTCGGCGCGTCCTCCGACACCCAGCAGAGAGCTTGGCGCCCTCCGCTCTGCGCGCCCGAGGTCACAGCGCGGAGAAACCTGGCGGGGCCCCGGACTCCCCGGCTTGGGAAAAGCGATGACTGCCCTGAACTGCTGGGGCGTTCGAAATTTCCAGGGTCCCGACCCTCCGTGGGCTACGCAAGACTTCGGCGCAGATGTCAGTCCGCTGCCTTCCGGGTTGAGGGCGCGAGGACTCCAGACGACCCCAGGGCCGCTGTCCAGGCCCAGCCCCGCGTTCTCCACCTCGCCACCTCCCTCTGCGGCTCCAGCCTGGAGATCTACGGACTTCATTGCGATCTCTTGCGCAGTGTAGTCGCCCTCTACCCCTAGCCCCGAGTCCCGGGTAACCCAGGGGCCCCGGCGAGGAGAGTTTCTTTGGGGCGAGATGTCCCGAGCCGAGCAAAGGGGCCGCGCATTGGACGGGGCTCCCAAGCCACAGCCCTGGGGGCCTTGAGGAGTCGTGGTACGGTCCAAGGCAGTCAGGGCTGCGGGGCCCGTGAAGCCAGACGAGGCTACGGACTTAGGGTCCCTGCAACCAAGACCGCGAGCGACTGTGGACTCGGGACGGATCGCACAAAGGAGGAAGGGGGAATCAGAGGGGCGTCCGGTCCAGGACGAGTCAGGCCTGGGCGGGGCGGAAAACTGACACCAGGGCGAGGACAAGGATTTCGCTCCTCCAGGGCTGCCAGGGGAGGGGCTCGCCACCGTCACTCTCCATGGGCTCTGGCCCCGACGGTGTTTAAAGGGCGGAGGGCTGGGCCGGGCTGGTCGCACCCGGGCGCTGCTGGCGGCCAAGCTGGATGGGTCGCCAGTGAGTTTCGGTGCGGCACCGCTGGCCCAGGCCCGGGCGCGGCTGGACATGGCCACCTACTGCGACGACCTGGGCCCCTCCTCGGCCCCGCCCGGCCAGGCCCAGGCCACTGCGCACCCCCCGGGCTATGAGCCAGGGGATCTGGGCGCGGTGGGCGGGGGCCCCCTCCTGTGGGTGAACGCGCCAGCGCTCAGCCCCAAGTCTTACGCTTCGGGTCCCGGGCCTGCGCCGCCCTACGCGGCCCCGGGCTACGGGGCTCCCGGCCCGCTCCTCGGCGCCCCGGGCGGCCTGGCGGGCGCCGACCTCGCCTGGCTGAGCCTCTCCGGCCAGCAGGAGCTGCTGAGGCTGGTGCGGCCGCCCTACTCCTACTCGGCGCTCATCGCCATGGCCATCCAGAGCGCGCCGCTGCGGAAGCTGACGCTCAGCCAGATCTACCAGTACGTGGCTGGTAACTTCCCTTTCTACAAGCGCAGCAAGGCGGGCTGGCAGAACTCCATCCGCCACAACCTGTCGCTCAACGACTGCTTCAAGAAGGTGCCCCGCGACGAGGACGACCCAGGTAACAGCGGCGCGCCGGCTCGCTCCGTCCAGGACTCCCCATCTTCCCGCCGGGCCGCGGGCACTCCGGGGGTGGGAGCACCTTAGACAACCTAATTTCTCCCTGCGCAGTTGGGGATAcccggggaggagggagaaggggaagacGTGCTTGGGCATGGACAGGTTCTCAGACAGCGGCTGAGCCCACCACAGGCCCGCGTTTACGGTGCGGCGGACCCGGGGCTCTCAATCTCTGTGCGCTCCTTCGGAGGAAGAAGCGGGAGAGCCAGCAAGCTGGGCGACCTTGGGAGTGACTCaacttccctgggcctcagtgccCTACCTGGTAAAATGGGGAAGACAGCGCCTACCCCAAGGATGGGCAAAACAAATAGGATGCCCGTTTGGAAAGCTCTGGAGCCTACCTGGGGGCCTGGCGTGGTCTGCGCTGTCCTTGGCAGAGCGGCTGGCGGAGTCCCACCATTAGCATCTCGCAGGCCTTCCTTCACCTTAACGGGGCTCGGCCTTTCCCAgggctcccttcctcctcctttctggaTTGTCACTTTCTTCCCAGTCCTGCTGTGGAGGCCCATCGGGTACAGAGTGCCCGTCAAGGGTGGAATGGGGGCGAGGACTCAGACCCTCTGTAAGGGCCAGCAGGGGATCTTTCTGAAGCTGACCTCCTCGCTGGCTCACACCACGGCCCGTCAAAGCTCGAACTTTCTGAACTGGGCTGTTTCTTCTTCTGCAGGTAAAGGCAATTACTGGACCCTGGACCCCAACTGCGAGAAGATGTTTGACAACGGGAACTTccgaaggaagaggaagaggagagctgAAGCCAGCGCGGCCGTGCGCTCGGGAGCCAGGAGCGTGGGAGGGGCTGAGGCGCCAGCGCTGGAGCCCCCGAGCGCGGCTTGCCTGGACCTGCAGGCCTCGCCCTCTCCATCCGCACCCGAGGCCGCCACCTGCTTCTCCGGTTTCGCCTCGGCTATGAGCGCTCTGGCTGGCGGCCTTGGCACCTTCCCCGGGGGCCTGGCGGGCGACTTTTCTTTCGGGAGGCGGCCACCGACGGTCGCCACCCACGCTCCCCAGACCCTTAGCCCCTCCCCTGGCTTCGCCCCTGGCGACCAGACCGCGGCCACCGGCTTCCGCCTCAGTCACCTCCTCTACAGCCGGGAAGGGACCGAAGTTTGAAGGGAGGCTGGAGGCTAGCCGGGTGCGGGTCCAGAGGTGCTGAGCTCAGGCCTCCGGTTTCCCCTGGTGACAGCCCCACGTGTTGGCGTTGAAGGCCTTGGTGCCCTGGGAGGAAGCGCAGAGCCGGGGGCGGCTCGGCCAGCAGGGAGCTGGGCTGAGCGGCTCTTGGGCTTTGGGGTGGGTGGCCCTTCTGCTGTGCACCCCTCATCCAGGCGACCTTCGGAGCCTCCCTGCTCTGCCTCTAAGTCCAGCCGCCCTGGGCATCTAGAACCTGTGCTCTCGAGGGATTTGCCTTGAAGGGGCGGCGGGTCGGCCCTCAGCTCCAGCGTTTTCCAAGGAGGCTGGCTGGCTCCAAAGAGCCTTAGAGCAGGTGGGAAGAAGGTGGGCTGCCAGAGCGGCCCGGGTGGTGGGGGCCCTTTCCATCTCCACCCAGCTTGGCCGACCTGGCTCAGGGCCTTCCTTTCTGCTTCAGGGAAGCTGCCGCAGGGGCTGGGGGACAGAGCTTAGGagcagctgcagtgggctccaggTGGGCCAGGAGCCTGCAGTGAGGGGATCTGAGACAGTTGGCATTGGGTCCTGTGTAAGGAAGGTCTTGCTAATGGTTGGAACTGCTGGTGGTGGGAGAGAGAAGCACTGCGTGGGCAGAAAGCGCCCTTGGGATACCAGCTCCCTTCCGTGTCACTCAGCCCTGGTCCTTGATGACCCCCCTCTAGGACAAGGCAACTCCCCAGGGCCCCACCACCACTGACCACAGGAGCAGTGCCCAGCACCCAGGAGTTCCCCAAGGGTCCAGGTTTGTGCTtcccacactcacacacccacactcacacccacacccacacctacactcatacacacacacactcacacactcacactcacacccacactcacacccacacccacactcacacccacacccacactcacacccacacccacacccacactcacacccacacccacactcacacccacactcacacccacactcacaccctcacactcacacccacactcacacccacacctaCACTCATACTCACACTCAcgcccacactcacacactcacacccacacacacccacacccacactcacacccacacccacactcacacccacacccacactcacacccacaccctCACGCTCACACCCACACCTACACTCATACACCtacactcacacacccacacctACACTCATACACCTACACTcatacacccacacccacactcacactcacacccacacccacacacacacccacccacacccacactcacacccacacccacactcacacaggcTCATGGAAGGCCACACTTGTTTTGGTCTCTTTCCCCTCCAAACCCACAGTTTGAGCCAAAGCTGTGCGTGTGTTCAGAGCTCCTGAACAGCAGCCTCCTGTGTAAATTGAACCCTGCCCCACGCAGTTTGTTCTTAGAGATGGTATCTTTGTGAGGGACAAGGAGCCCCCAGTCACTGGGAAGAGGAATTTTTTGGCCTCTGTACTCCTTAGAGGACCTAACTGCCCCAGTCAGATGCCCTGACTCTTTGTGGCATCTGGGACTCCCTGCAG
This region of Gorilla gorilla gorilla isolate KB3781 chromosome 8, NHGRI_mGorGor1-v2.1_pri, whole genome shotgun sequence genomic DNA includes:
- the LOC101124396 gene encoding uncharacterized protein is translated as MKSVDLQAGAAEGGGEVENAGLGLDSGPGVVWSPRALNPEGSGLTSAPKSCVAHGGSGPWKFRTPQQFRAVIAFPKPGSPGPRQVSPRCDLGRAERRAPSSLLGVGGRAENRDVSAVRPTPAVQSCCLPGLLQPGLSRPPKLPGFRPPLLSALWGGGGWTQADAPRWAGYLGRGPASRTPSRAPVRKRRKFRPGAQGSEMRRPPHPPKFLPAVLALTSWKLASPWVFPSVTRACGSNFNSFVKQKDQPFPTFGGGGGS
- the FOXI2 gene encoding forkhead box protein I2, which translates into the protein MATYCDDLGPSSAPPGQAQATAHPPGYEPGDLGAVGGGPLLWVNAPALSPKSYASGPGPAPPYAAPGYGAPGPLLGAPGGLAGADLAWLSLSGQQELLRLVRPPYSYSALIAMAIQSAPLRKLTLSQIYQYVAGNFPFYKRSKAGWQNSIRHNLSLNDCFKKVPRDEDDPGKGNYWTLDPNCEKMFDNGNFRRKRKRRAEASAAVRSGARSVGGAEAPALEPPSAACLDLQASPSPSAPEAATCFSGFASAMSALAGGLGTFPGGLAGDFSFGRRPPTVATHAPQTLSPSPGFAPGDQTAATGFRLSHLLYSREGTEV